The window CGCCGGTTCTCCCCGCTCACCTCGCTCGTGCCCACCCAGAGCGTGTCGTCGACGAGGACCTCGGCGTCGACGTAGCGGGGCAGCGGGTCGAGCGCAGTCCGGCCGCCGTTCCACGGATAGGCCCGGTAGGAGCCCAGCGGCAACGAGAGCACCTCGCCCGGCTGGCCGTCGAGGCGGGCGGCGACGGCGTCCCAGTCCGCCGGATAGGCCACCGGCCGCAGCCGGCCGGCCGCGCCGAACGCCAGGTCCGGCAGGACCACCACCGGCAGCGCCAGCGCCCCGGCCAGCACCGCGCCCGCGCCGGCCCGCCCGACCCGGCCAGCCGCTCCGGCCAGCCGTTCCGCGCCGAGCGCGAACCCCACGGCCACCAGCAGGGCGTACGGGACGAGGAACTTCTGCCCGTCGCGCAGCACCCCGGCTCCCGGCACCGTGGCGACCAGCCACTCCAGCGACGCGCCCAGGCCGGGCAGCACGCCCAGGGCTGCGAGCAGGAACCCGCCGGCAGCCAGCACGGCCAGCCGGTCGCAGATCCCGTCCGGCCACCGGTGGCGCAGCGCCCGGTAGCCGAGGACCGCCAGGGCCAGCACGACGGCGGTGGCCAGCGGCGCCAGCGGGGACGACCGGCTCACCGGTGTGGTCTGCGCGTTCCAGATCCCGCCCGTGCCGGCCAGGGCTCCGAGCGCTCCGCTCCAGTTCTCCGCCCGCGCCGCGAACGCCGCCACCCCGTCGGGATCGGTCCGGGCGTCCGCCCTGGTCAGGGCGGCAGCCACCAGCCAGGGCGCGTTCAGCAGCAGCACCACCGCGATCGCGATCGCGCCGACCCGGCCCCTGCCGCGCCGCGGCACCAGCACGACGGTGGCCGCCAGGGCGATGAGGCCGCCGGTCGGGGTCACCGCGGCGAGGGCGGCCGCCAGCACCAGCAGCGGCAGCGCCCGCCGTCCACCGGCCCGCAGCCGGATCACCGCCAGCACCAGCCAGGGCAGCGACGCGTACGCCAGGAGCAGACCCCAGTGCCCGATCAGCAGCCGCTCCGCCAGGTAGGGCGTCCACACGTACCCGACGGCGGCCACCAGCCGGGTGACCGGGTGCCGGGCCGGCACCAGCAACCCGGCGCCGACGGTGGCGAGCAGCAGCACCGCGACCAGCGCCAGCCGCTGCACCAGCCACCCTGGCACCGCCTGGCTCGCCAGCGACACCAGGGCGTCCAACGGCACCGCCCGTGGCAGCGAGTCGGACGGGGCGACGAGTTCGGCGCGCCACGGCTGGTGCGGCACGAAGACCATGTCGTAGCTGAGCACGTAACCGGGTGCCGCCAGCGGAGCCAGCACCAGCAGGGTGACGGCCAGCCCGAGCCCGACGAGCATCGACCTCTCCCGCAGGGTTGACCTCCTCATTACGCTGACCGGGCGTGGCACCGGCGTGGCGCCACTGTACGCGCGCCCGTTGCACAGCCGGGAGTGCCGGCGACACGGGACGGTTGATGGGTACGGATTCGGAAAAGCCCGGCCGGGCGACCGGGCTCGGCACCGCCGGCATCGCAGTGACGCTCGCCGGCGTGTTCGTCAACGGGCTGGCCTACGTGGTGCCCGTCCTCGGTGCGCGGCACCTCGATCCGGCGGAGCTGAGCGCGCTCGCCACGCTCCTGGCGCTGGGTGCGATCGGTGGCGTGGCCAGCACCGGGCTCCAGATCGCGGTCGCCGTGCACCGGGCCCGGCACGGTCGCGCCGCCACCGCCCGGCCGGCCCTGCTCACGGTGCTCGTCACCGCCGCCCTGCTCGCCCTGACGCTGCCGGTGGCCGCCGTCCAGCTTCGACTGACCGCCCCGGCGGTGCTGCTGCTCGGCGTGCTGACCGTGGCGGTCGTGGCGGCCGGCCGCTGGCTCGGCGAGTTGCAGGGCGACCAGCGCTTCCTGCGGCTCGCCGGCGGCATGGCGCTGCTCGGCGCCGGCCGCTACGGGGGCATGGTGGCCGGGCTCTCGCTCGGCGGCGGGCTCACCGGGTCGCTGCTGGCCGGCGCGCTCACCTCGGTCCTGGTGCTCGCCCTGCTGGTGCGCCTCAACCGGGGCGCAGGTATCGACCCGGCCGTGCCCTCCCTCGCCACCCGGACGGTGCTCACCGCCAGCGGCGCCACCCTGGCGATGCTGGTGGTCTCCTACGCCGACCTCCTGCTCGCCCGCCGCTTCCTGCCGCCGGACGTCTCCGGCACCTACGCCGTCGGCACGGTGCTGACCAAGGGGGCGCTGTGGGCGCCGCAGGTGGTGACCGTGATCGTGCTGCCCCGCCTGGCCAAGGGGGACCGGCGGGCCCTGGTCGCCGCGCTGGCCCTGGTCGCCGGCGCCGGGGCGGTGCTGGTGCTCGGTTCGGCGCTCGCGGGCGGGCTGGCCTTCCGCC is drawn from Micromonospora sp. NBC_01740 and contains these coding sequences:
- a CDS encoding polysaccharide biosynthesis protein, which produces MGTDSEKPGRATGLGTAGIAVTLAGVFVNGLAYVVPVLGARHLDPAELSALATLLALGAIGGVASTGLQIAVAVHRARHGRAATARPALLTVLVTAALLALTLPVAAVQLRLTAPAVLLLGVLTVAVVAAGRWLGELQGDQRFLRLAGGMALLGAGRYGGMVAGLSLGGGLTGSLLAGALTSVLVLALLVRLNRGAGIDPAVPSLATRTVLTASGATLAMLVVSYADLLLARRFLPPDVSGTYAVGTVLTKGALWAPQVVTVIVLPRLAKGDRRALVAALALVAGAGAVLVLGSALAGGLAFRLAGGPDYAAAGRYAPVFAATGALYAVVFILVNARVAASVRWPAAPLWTSTVIFVAAVATVVPRTVAGIAGAALATAAATAVATGLLTLAYERGSRSKRTRTATTTQAGGHVTVRDG